Sequence from the Rhodococcus jostii RHA1 genome:
GACCGGCTCGCCGCGTACAAGCGGCCGCGACTGGTGCACATCATCACCGACCTCCCGAAGACTCAGACGGGCAAGATCCGTCGCAGCGACCTGCGCTGACAGCACCTCCCCTCGACATCTCGACTCCGCAACCCCGACGAAAGTGACTGCACGTGAACGTCGACCTCACTCGCCAGGACCAGCCTGACACCCATTTCGGCACCACCCTCGCCTCCCGCAAGAAATCGCTCCTCGCCAGCTCCGTCGGCAACGTCCTCGAGTGGTACGAGTGGAGCGCGTACGCGGTGTTCGCCCCGTTCATCGCGGCGGCGATGTTCAGCAACTCGGACCCGGTCTCGGCCTTGCTGTCCACGCTCGCCGTGTTCGCGGTCGGGTTCCTGATGCGCCCGCTCGGCGGGATCATCTTCGGCCGGATCGCCGACAAGCGCGGACGCAAGTTCGTCCTCGTCACCACCATGCTGATGATGGCCACCGGCAGCCTGATCATCGGGGTGATGCCCACCTACTCGACGATCGGCGCGTGGGCGTCGCTGATCCTGCTCACCGCGCGCGTCATGCAGGGCTTCGCGCACGGCGGCGAGTCCGCGACCGCGTATTCCTACGTCGGTGAGATCGCGCCTCCGCACCGGCGCGGCATGTGGGGCAGCGTCGCGTTCATCGCGATCTTCGGCGGTTCGGTGCTGGCCTACACCGTCGGCGGCGTCGTCACCACCTCCCTGTCCGACACCGCTGTCGGTCAATGGGGTTGGCGGATCCCGTTCCTCATCGGCGCGCTCCTGGCACTGTTCGCCCTGTACCTGCGCCGCAGCATGGACGAGAGCGACGTCTTCGACGCTGCGCAGAAGGATGACGATCAGCCGAGCATCCCCCGTCGCACCGTCGTCCGGGCGATCCTCCTGATGATCGGGATGACCTCGGGCATCACGGCCGCGCACTACACGTGGACGTCGTACATCTCCACGTACGCGATCACGCAGCAGGGCATGAACCCCGACACCGCGTACTGGATGCTGGTGATCGCTCAGCTGATCGCTCTGGTCTCGCTGCCGTTCCTCGGGTTGCTCTCCGACAAGATCGGCCGACGTCCCATGCTGGGCGCCTTCGCGGTTCTGATGTTCGTCCTGCAGTTGCCGCTGACGATGATGATCACGTCCGACGGGTGGACCCTGCTCGTCGCCACCACCGCCGCCCTGCTGATCGTCGCGGTCCCGGCGTCGATTCTGTCCTCCACGCTGTCGGAGAGTTTCCCGACGCGACTGCGCACCCAGGCGATCGGATTCGCGTATTCGTTCTCCGTCGCGGTGTTCGGTGGCACCGCCCCGTACCTGAACCAGCTCCTCCTCGGACTCGACCTCGGCTGGGTGTTCGGCGTCTACATCATGGTGCTGGCCGTCCTCACCGGCGTCGCGTGCCTGTTCATGAAGGAGACCAAGGGCATTCGCCTCGAAGACGTGTGAAACACGAAAGAGAACCGGCAGGTGCATCACCTGCCGGTTCTCACCCGAGCGAGTGACGGGATTCGAACCCGTGTGAACGGCTTTGCAGGCCGGTACCTCAACCACTCAGTCACACCCGCATCGATGATTACTGTGCCCGGCCGGTGCCCCGGACGCGAGGGTTACGCTCAGGGTGATTCTGAAACCGACACGCCGGGGCGGGAACAAACCACGTGCCCTCGTTGCTGTGTTGCTTCATGACCGAGACCGAAGAACGCGCCGCCCCGACCGCCGACCGGACAACCACCCGTCCCAGCCTTCGGGTGATCCTGGTACTGGGCGCGATGGTGGCCCTCGGTCCCTTCACCATCGACATGTACCTGCCCGCGCTTCCGGACATCGGAACCGACCTCGGCGCATCCTCGTCCGCGGTCCAGCTGACCATCACCGGCACTCTGCTCGGCCTCGCGCTGGGACAGTTGATCGTCGGACCGCTCGCGGACAGCCTCGGTCGCAGGCGGCCGCTGATCGCCGGTATCGGAGTCCACGTCGTCGCGTCCGTGCTCGCGGTCTTCGCGCCGACCGTCGCCGTTCTGGGTGTGCTTCGCGTCTTCCAGGGCATCGGGGCCGCCGCCGCAGCGGTGGTCGCGCTCGCCGTCGTGCGCGACCTGTTCTCGGGGAACACCGTGGCCGTCGTGATGTCGCGACTGATGCTCGTGCTCGGTGTCGCACCCGTTCTCGCCCCGAGTATCGGCGGGGCGCTCCTCATCGCCGTCGACTGGCGCGGAATCTTCGTCGTCCTCGCCGTGATCGGCACGCTGACGGCGTTGATCGGCGTGTGGGGTCTGACGGAGACGCTGCCGCCGGAGCGGCGGCGCAAGAGCAATCTGCGCGCCGTGCTGAGCACCTATAAGAGCCTGCTGGGCGACCGCGCGTTCATGGTGCTCGCCCTCGTGTCGAGTGTGGCGATGGGATCGTTGTTCTCGTACGTCTCCGGTGCGTCGTTCGTGTTCCAGGACCAGTACGGCCTGGACGAGCAGCAGTTCGCACTGCTGTTCAGCTCCGGCGCGATCGCTCTGATCGGCGCCTCGCAACTCAACGTCCGCGCCCTGGCACGCTGGTCACCGTTGCAGATCACGGTGTCGGCCCTCGCCTTCGCGACGGTGGCCGGGCTGGCGCTCGTCACCACCGCCCACTTCGAGTTCGGCGGGCTCGTCGGGTTCGTCGTTCCGCTGTGGTTCCTCCTCGCCGGTGTCGGCTTCGTCCTGCCCAACGCCCCGGCGCTGGCCCTCGGCCGGCACGGGGAGGCGGCCGGCACGGCGGCCGCACTGCTCGGCGCCCTGCAGTTCGGTGTCGGCGCACTGATCGCTCCCCTGGTCGGCGTGCTCGGCAACACCGGCGTCGCACTCGCGATCACGATGACGGCGTGCGCGGGACTCGGGCTGGTGGCGTTGGCGGCCGCCGCGAAGGCGGAAGCGCACTGACGACACGCTCGGCAGACTTTCGCGGCCCATCACCCGACATGGGATGATCGACGCATGCCACCACCGTCACCACTTCATCTCGACCCCATCGAAGAGGCCCACCGGCAGTGGACGAAGCACGGCTGGGGTGATGTCGCCGACGGCATGGCCGCGGTGACCTCGGTGATGCGGGCACAGCAGATCATGATGGCCAGGGTGGAAGAGGTGCTCAAGCCGTCGGGGCTCACTTTCGCCCGGTACGAATTGCTGACACTGCTGACGTTCACGCGCACGGGCGCGCTCCCGATGGCGAAGGCCAGCGCGCGCCTTCAGGTTCACCCCACGAGCGTCACCAACGCCGTCGACCGGCTCGAGACTGCGAACCTCGTGCGGCGTGTCCCGCATCCGAGCGATCGCCGCGCCACCCTGATCGAAATCACCGACGCGGGAAGGAAACTGGCTGTCGAGTCCACCGAGCGACTCAACGCCCAGGTGTTCTCGCGCCCCGGGGTGTCCGGCGACAAGCTGGAGCAGCTGGTCACGATCCTCGCCGAACTGCGCCGCGAGGCAGGCGATTTCGACACCGGGGACGCCCCCACCAAGTGGTGAGAGACGACTGTCGCCCCGCACCGGATCCCGGTGCGGGGCGACAGTCGTTTTCAGGGCTTCTAGCGGTGCTTGAATACTGGCGCACGCTTCTCGACGAACGCCGCCATCCCTTCCTTCTGATCCTCGGTGGCGAACGTCGAATGGAACACCCGACGCTCGAACCGGACACCCTCGGTGAGGGTGGTCTCGAACGAGCGGTTCACGGCTTCCTTCGCCATCATCGCGACCGGAAGCGACATCTCGGCGATGGTGGTCGCCGTCTGCAGCGCCTCGTCCAGGAGATCCGCGGCGGGCACGATCCGCGACACCAGTCCGGCGCGTTCGGCTTCCTCGGCGTCCATGTTCCGGCCGGTCAGGCACAATTCCATGGCCTTGGCCTTACCCACCGCGCGCGTCAGCCGCTGTGAACCGCCGATGCCGGGGATGACACCGAGCTTGATCTCCGGCTGACCGAACTTCGCGGTGTCGGCGGCGATCAGGATGTCGCAGAGCATCGCCAGCTCGCATCCGCCGCCGAGCGCGTAACCGGCGACGGCCGCGATCGTCGGCTTGCGGGCCGCGGCGAGCCGATCCCACGCGGCGAAGAAGTCGTCCAGGTAGACGTCCATGTACGACTTGGGCTGCATCTCCTTGATGTCGGCGCCCGCCGCGAATGCGCGATCGGAACCGGTGATCAGAATGGCACCGATCTCCGAATCCTTCTCCAACTCCTCTACCGCCGACACGACCTCGCGCATCAGCTCGGAGTTCAGGGCGTTGAGCGCTTTCGGACGGTTGAGGGTGATGATCCCCACCCGGCCCGTGCGTTCGAGCAGGATGGTCTCGAAGTCGGTCACTGGTCTCCCTTGGTAGAACGGTCACGGATGTCGTTGATGATGGCCGAGAAGTCCTGGCCACCACCACCGGCGGCGTGGAACCGGCTGTACAGCTCCGCGGCACGCAGCCCGAGGTCCGCCTCGACGCCGTTGGTCTTCAGCGCATTCGCGGCGAGACCGAGATCCTTGTCCATCAGCGCGGCCGCGAAGCCCGGCTGGTAGTCGTTGTTGGCCGGGCTCGTCGGAACCGGTCCGGGCACAGGACAGTTGGTGGTGAGCGCCCAGCACTGACCCGACGCGTTGGACGCGACGTCGAACAGGGCCTGGTTGCTCAGACCCAGCTTCTCGCCGAGGACGAACGCCTCGCTGACGGCGATCATCGACACGCCCAGAATCATGTTGTTACAGATCTTCGCGGCCTGACCGTTGCCCGGGTCTCCGCAGTGGACGACCTTCTTGCCCATCACGTCGAGCAGCGGCTTCGCGGACTCGAAGTCGTCCGCCGTGCCGCCGACCATGAACGCGAGAGTTCCCGCGGTGGCGCCGACGACGCCACCGGAGACGGGTGCGTCCACCGAACGGTGGCCCGCCTCGACCGCCTCGTCGTGCGCCGCCCGGGCGTCCGCGACGTCGATGGTGGACGAATCGATGAACAGGGTACCCGGCTTCGCGGCGGGCAGGATCTCCGCGTAGAGCCCGAGAACGTGCTTGCCGCTCGGCAGCATCGTGATCACGACGTCCACCTCACGCACGGCCTCGACGGCCGAATCAGCGACGGTGACACCGTCTTTCACTGCCTGTTCGAGTGCGGCGGGCGCGAGGTCGAAGCCGACCACCGTGTGCCCCGCCTTGACGAGGTTGGCCGCCATGGGACCACCCATGTGGCCGAGTCCCAGAAATCCGACGGTAGTGCTCATAGCAGTCCCTCCTGGACGCGTGTGGCTGGTGGTCAGTGCTGGCGCTGCGGGGCCGTGAGCCCGAGTTCGAGGTCGCCGAGTGGGGCGAAGAACGCGTCGACCTGCGCTTCGTCGACCTCCTCGATGGTGGCGGGCGACCATTGCGGGTTGCGGTCCTTGTCCACGACCTGCG
This genomic interval carries:
- a CDS encoding MFS transporter — translated: MNVDLTRQDQPDTHFGTTLASRKKSLLASSVGNVLEWYEWSAYAVFAPFIAAAMFSNSDPVSALLSTLAVFAVGFLMRPLGGIIFGRIADKRGRKFVLVTTMLMMATGSLIIGVMPTYSTIGAWASLILLTARVMQGFAHGGESATAYSYVGEIAPPHRRGMWGSVAFIAIFGGSVLAYTVGGVVTTSLSDTAVGQWGWRIPFLIGALLALFALYLRRSMDESDVFDAAQKDDDQPSIPRRTVVRAILLMIGMTSGITAAHYTWTSYISTYAITQQGMNPDTAYWMLVIAQLIALVSLPFLGLLSDKIGRRPMLGAFAVLMFVLQLPLTMMITSDGWTLLVATTAALLIVAVPASILSSTLSESFPTRLRTQAIGFAYSFSVAVFGGTAPYLNQLLLGLDLGWVFGVYIMVLAVLTGVACLFMKETKGIRLEDV
- a CDS encoding multidrug effflux MFS transporter; the encoded protein is MPSLLCCFMTETEERAAPTADRTTTRPSLRVILVLGAMVALGPFTIDMYLPALPDIGTDLGASSSAVQLTITGTLLGLALGQLIVGPLADSLGRRRPLIAGIGVHVVASVLAVFAPTVAVLGVLRVFQGIGAAAAAVVALAVVRDLFSGNTVAVVMSRLMLVLGVAPVLAPSIGGALLIAVDWRGIFVVLAVIGTLTALIGVWGLTETLPPERRRKSNLRAVLSTYKSLLGDRAFMVLALVSSVAMGSLFSYVSGASFVFQDQYGLDEQQFALLFSSGAIALIGASQLNVRALARWSPLQITVSALAFATVAGLALVTTAHFEFGGLVGFVVPLWFLLAGVGFVLPNAPALALGRHGEAAGTAAALLGALQFGVGALIAPLVGVLGNTGVALAITMTACAGLGLVALAAAAKAEAH
- a CDS encoding MarR family winged helix-turn-helix transcriptional regulator; protein product: MPPPSPLHLDPIEEAHRQWTKHGWGDVADGMAAVTSVMRAQQIMMARVEEVLKPSGLTFARYELLTLLTFTRTGALPMAKASARLQVHPTSVTNAVDRLETANLVRRVPHPSDRRATLIEITDAGRKLAVESTERLNAQVFSRPGVSGDKLEQLVTILAELRREAGDFDTGDAPTKW
- a CDS encoding enoyl-CoA hydratase; protein product: MTDFETILLERTGRVGIITLNRPKALNALNSELMREVVSAVEELEKDSEIGAILITGSDRAFAAGADIKEMQPKSYMDVYLDDFFAAWDRLAAARKPTIAAVAGYALGGGCELAMLCDILIAADTAKFGQPEIKLGVIPGIGGSQRLTRAVGKAKAMELCLTGRNMDAEEAERAGLVSRIVPAADLLDEALQTATTIAEMSLPVAMMAKEAVNRSFETTLTEGVRFERRVFHSTFATEDQKEGMAAFVEKRAPVFKHR
- the mmsB gene encoding 3-hydroxyisobutyrate dehydrogenase: MVARHHRGGRRSAGRRVLRPTRRPRTRAHGPAAPALTTSHTRPGGTAMSTTVGFLGLGHMGGPMAANLVKAGHTVVGFDLAPAALEQAVKDGVTVADSAVEAVREVDVVITMLPSGKHVLGLYAEILPAAKPGTLFIDSSTIDVADARAAHDEAVEAGHRSVDAPVSGGVVGATAGTLAFMVGGTADDFESAKPLLDVMGKKVVHCGDPGNGQAAKICNNMILGVSMIAVSEAFVLGEKLGLSNQALFDVASNASGQCWALTTNCPVPGPVPTSPANNDYQPGFAAALMDKDLGLAANALKTNGVEADLGLRAAELYSRFHAAGGGGQDFSAIINDIRDRSTKGDQ